A stretch of Methylogaea oryzae DNA encodes these proteins:
- a CDS encoding diguanylate cyclase has product MNSISANQRSIWSMGLLWTLLLAASLFLNILQQDREVLRIARIQAQAFIDKDIELRLWASSHGGVYVRTGPETQPNPYLDVAQRDVVTTDGLRLTLMNPAYITREVHSRFTEKYGVYGHMTALKLKNPANAPDAWERKALEGFDAGNLSDVSTVYSLAGKSYLRLMKPLLMEESCQTCHAWTRIPVGGVRGGINASVPLEPLREGEGTLVLYIGLSHGVMWLIGILAIGGVSRRVSRMRVAHDIAEARNRELYEQATHDALTGLFNRRYMEEALTRQIHRAHRVDAPLSLVMIDIDHFKRFNDEHGHDAGDEVLRQVGRSIRENVRTSDIVCRYGGEELAVIIPGAGAKEAFLRMDKLREAVSAVPLSNRDGEALPPVTVSIGVAELAEDSDDSSELLKRADLALYRAKAAGRNRVVTAEESPPEALAQPEQA; this is encoded by the coding sequence ATGAATTCGATTAGCGCCAACCAACGCTCGATCTGGAGCATGGGCCTGTTGTGGACGCTGCTGCTGGCGGCGTCCCTGTTCCTCAATATCCTGCAACAAGACCGGGAAGTGCTGCGCATCGCCCGCATTCAAGCCCAGGCCTTCATCGACAAGGACATAGAGCTACGCCTTTGGGCTTCGTCGCACGGCGGCGTGTATGTGCGCACCGGTCCGGAAACCCAGCCCAACCCCTACCTGGACGTCGCTCAGCGCGACGTCGTCACGACCGACGGCCTCCGCCTCACCCTGATGAACCCGGCGTACATCACCCGCGAAGTGCACAGCCGCTTCACGGAGAAATACGGCGTATACGGCCACATGACCGCGCTGAAACTGAAAAATCCCGCCAATGCCCCGGACGCCTGGGAGCGAAAGGCTCTGGAAGGCTTCGACGCGGGCAATCTCAGCGATGTGTCCACGGTCTATTCCCTGGCGGGAAAGTCCTACCTGCGCTTGATGAAGCCCTTGCTGATGGAAGAATCCTGCCAGACCTGCCATGCCTGGACCCGCATTCCCGTGGGCGGCGTCCGTGGCGGCATCAACGCCTCTGTGCCCTTGGAGCCCCTGCGGGAAGGCGAGGGCACCCTCGTGCTTTACATCGGCCTTTCCCACGGCGTGATGTGGCTGATCGGCATCCTGGCGATCGGCGGCGTCTCGCGGCGCGTCAGCCGCATGCGGGTCGCGCACGATATCGCCGAGGCCCGCAACCGCGAACTGTACGAGCAAGCGACCCACGACGCGCTCACCGGCCTGTTCAACCGCCGTTATATGGAAGAAGCGCTGACCCGCCAAATTCATCGGGCCCACCGCGTGGACGCGCCGCTGTCGCTGGTGATGATCGATATCGACCACTTCAAACGCTTCAACGACGAACACGGACACGACGCCGGGGATGAAGTGCTGCGGCAAGTCGGCCGGTCGATCAGGGAAAACGTGAGAACCAGCGACATCGTCTGCCGTTACGGCGGCGAGGAACTGGCCGTCATCATCCCCGGCGCCGGGGCGAAGGAGGCGTTTCTGCGCATGGACAAGCTGCGTGAAGCCGTAAGCGCCGTGCCCCTGAGCAACCGGGACGGGGAAGCGCTGCCGCCGGTGACGGTTTCCATCGGCGTGGCCGAACTGGCGGAGGACTCCGACGACTCGTCGGAGCTGCTCAAACGCGCCGACCTAGCCCTGTACCGCGCCAAAGCGGCGGGACGCAACCGGGTGGTGACGGCGGAGGAGAGCCCGCCGGAGGCGCTTGCGCAGCCGGAGCAGGCCTAG
- a CDS encoding gamma carbonic anhydrase family protein, giving the protein MTIRAFGDKRPSLGQLNYVDDSAVVIGDVHLGNHVSIWPTAVVRGDVERIDIGEATNIQDGSVLHVSHHSPYSNGSYPLKIGRGVTVGHKAVLHGCTVGDYCLIGIGALVMDGAVIEDEVMLGAGALVPPGKRLESGHLYVGAPARQARPLKEEEKQFLRYSAQHYVHLKDEHLKHQGSAS; this is encoded by the coding sequence GTGACCATTCGAGCTTTCGGCGACAAACGGCCCAGCCTGGGTCAGCTGAATTATGTGGACGACAGCGCCGTGGTGATCGGCGACGTGCACTTGGGCAACCATGTGTCCATTTGGCCCACCGCCGTGGTGCGGGGCGACGTGGAGCGCATCGACATCGGCGAGGCCACCAACATCCAAGACGGCAGCGTGCTGCACGTCAGCCACCACAGCCCCTATTCCAACGGCAGCTATCCGCTGAAAATCGGCCGCGGCGTCACCGTCGGCCACAAAGCCGTGCTGCACGGCTGCACCGTGGGCGACTACTGCCTGATCGGCATCGGCGCCTTGGTGATGGACGGCGCGGTGATCGAAGACGAAGTGATGCTGGGCGCCGGCGCGCTGGTGCCGCCGGGCAAGCGCTTGGAAAGCGGCCATTTATACGTCGGCGCGCCGGCCAGGCAGGCACGGCCCCTGAAGGAAGAGGAAAAACAGTTTTTGCGCTATTCGGCCCAGCACTACGTGCACCTGAAGGACGAACACCTGAAGCACCAGGGCTCGGCGTCTTAA